A single genomic interval of Fusarium verticillioides 7600 chromosome 8, whole genome shotgun sequence harbors:
- a CDS encoding acid trehalase (At least one base has a quality score < 10) yields the protein MLSSYLNYAIWSLLSSVTLATSTHDHDRIENCYQRHSSSNHSTKPSKNIYETSFPGVTWDNDNWLLSTTNLDQGHYQSRGSVANGYLGINVAAVGPFFEIDLDEKGGVINGWPLFSRRQTFATIAGFYDAQPNTNGTNFPWLLQYGYESVISGIPHWSGLILDLGDDVYLDATVDNRTVHNFTSTYDFKAGVLEWSYTWKPKGKGSYEIKYRLFAHKLHVNQAIVDLTVVPSVDSEATIVNVIDGYSAVRSDFVKSGEDDDGAVFSAVRPVGIPNVTAYIYAQVNGSKSLDLSKRQLVHGKPYVHTNESSIAQAIPVKFSTGVPVRITKYVGAASSDAFDDPGKIAKEASRRAMEEGYEKSLLSHVREWESVMPSDSVDSYASPENNTLPEDEYIIDSSIIAVTNTYYLLQNTVGKNAQKKVSGAPVNVDSISVGGLTSDSYAGLIFWDADLFMQPGLTTSHPEAAQRITNYRVAKYDQAKKNIATSYAGSQNKTKFSDSAAVYPWTSGRFGNCTATGPCWDYEYHLNGDIGISLVNQWVTSGDTDFFKETLLPIYDSVANLFADLLKPNGSSWTITNMTDPDEYANHIDAGGFTMALASETLIQANKIRRQFGMTENKTQDEIASDVLFIRENGITLEFTTMNGSAIVKQADVVLMSFPLGYNDNYTDQNGLDDLDYYSYKPYTRPPFYQLSEQLVDNATTNGGTHPAYPFLTGHGGANQVTIFGYLGLRLIPDQGLHVNPNLPPQIPYLKYRTFYWRGWPISAWSNYTHTVISRHATTKPLDVADTRYANKSIAVYSGKQGESALHHLSFDEPVVIRNRQIGSIDTVHGNLAQCRPVKSSNSYEPGQFPLGAVDGATSTKWQPSKAAEISSLTVSLAKEDFDSKVKGFYFDWADAPPVNVTVLFHNKTIDDPAKVYGTSSHDSGYDMVVSIKKVKLSDAYNAKTDNLDAVVMPTGNTTNVTLPEPVPLSRYATLLIAGNQALDAVDVKAGNGTGATVAEWAILH from the exons ATGCTTTCTTCA TATCTTAATTATGCCATTTGGTCACTTCTCTCCTCAGTAACGCTGGCAACCAGCACTCACGACCATGACCGCATTGAAAACTGCTATCAACGTCATAGCTCATCAAATCACTCAACCAAGCCGAGCAAAAACATTTACGAGACCTCATTCCCCGGCGTAACATGGGACAACGATAATTGGCTCCTCAGCACAACCAATCTCGACCAAGGCCACTACCAATCTCGCGGATCCGTAGCAAACGGCTATCTCGGCATCAACGTCGCTGCCGTCGGCCCGTTCTTCGagattgaccttgacgaaAAAGGTGGCGTCATCAATGGCTGGCCGCTCTTCTCAAGGCGTCAGACCTTCGCTACCATCGCTGGCTTTTACGATGCACAGCCCAACACGAATGGAACGAATTTTCCGTGGCTTTTGCAGTATGGCTATGAGAGTGTGATTAGTGGTATTCCGCACTGGAGTGGACTTATTCTTGATTTGGGCGATGATGTTTATCTTGATGCGACGGTGGATAACCGGACTGTTCATAACTTTACCTCGACTTATGACTTCAAGGCTGGTGTTTTGGAGTGGTCGTATACTTGGAAGCCAAAAGGGAAAGGGTCGTATGAGATCAAGTACCGCCTTTTTGCGCACAAACTCCACGTCAACCAGGCTATCGTGGATCTAACAGTCGTCCCATCCGTCGACTCCGAAGCGACAATTGTCAACGTAATTGATGGATACTCGGCTGTGCGTTCAGACTTTGTCAAGTCaggcgaggatgacgacggcGCCGTATTCTCAGCTGTTCGACCCGTTGGAATCCCCAATGTGACCGCCTACATCTACGCACAAGTCAATGGTTCCAAATCTCTCGACCTGTCCAAGCGCCAATTGGTCCATGGAAAGCCGTATGTGCATACCAACGAATCATCTATCGCGCAAGCCATCCCTGTCAAGTTCTCCACTGGTGTCCCCGTTCGGATCACCAAATACGTGGGAGCTGCTTCCTCCGACGCCTTCGATGACCCTGGAAAGATTGCGAAGGAGGCTTCACGCCGAGCGATGGAGGAAGGATACGAAAAGTCTCTTTTGTCGCATGTAAGGGAATGGGAGAGTGTCATGCCGAGTGACTCTGTGGATAGCTATGCCTCTCCCGAGAACAACACGCTCCCTGAGGATGAGTACATCATCGACTCTTCTATCATCGCAGTCACAAACACATACTACCTCCTCCAAAACACAGTCGGCAAAAATGCACAAAAAAAAGTATCAGGAGCCCCCGTCAACGTCGACAGTATCTCTGTCGGCGGGCTTACATCCGACTCCTACGCCGGCCTAATCTTCTGGGACGCAGACCTCTTCATGCAACCCGGTCTCACAACATCACACCCCGAAGCTGCTCAGCGTATAACCAACTACCGCGTTGCTAAGTATGACCAAGCTAAGAAGAACATCGCGACTTCATATGCTGGGTCtcaaaacaagaccaagttcTCTGACTCGGCAGCTGTGTACCCGTGGACTAGCGGCCGGTTTGGGAATTGCACTGCGACTGGTCCTTGTTGGGATTATGAGTACCATTTAAACGGCGATATTGGGATCTCTTTGGTGAATCAGTGGGTTACGAGTGGTGAtaccgacttcttcaaggagacACTGCTGCCGATCTATGACTCGGTTGCGAACCTCTTTGCGGATTTGTTAAAGCCGAATGGATCATCGTGGACTATCACGAACATGACTGACCCC GACGAGTATGCGAACCATATCGACGCTGGTGGTTTCACTATGGCCCTTGCTTCTGAGACCTTAATCCAAGCCAACAAGATCCGCCGACAATTTGGAATGACGGAGAACAAGACACAGGACGAAATAGCCTCTGATGTGCTCTTCATCAGAGAAAACGGTATAACCTTGGAGTTTACGACCATGAATGGCAGCGCCATCGTGAAGCAGGCTGATGTGGTGCTCATGAGCTTTCCGTTGGGTTACAACGATAACTACACTGACCAGAACGGACTGGATGACCTCGACTAT TACTCCTACAAGCCCTATACACGACCCCCGTTCTATCAGCTTTCTGAACAGTTGGTCGACAATGCGACCACAAATGGTGGCACGCATCCGGCATATCCCTTCCTCACTGGCCATGGAGGCGCTAACCAAGTGACTATCTTTGGATACCTTGGCCTACGACTCATTCCTGATCAAGGTCTCCACGTAAATCCGAACTTGCCTCCTCAGATTCCGTATCTGAAGTATCGAACGTTTTATTGGAGGGGCTGGCCTATCTCTGCTTGGTCAAATTACACGCATACTGTTATTTCTCGACATGCGACGACCAAGCCTCTTGATGTTGCAGATACTCGGTacgccaacaagagcattGCGGTCTATTCTGGAAAGCAAGGGGAATCTGCACTTCATCATTTATCCTTCGATGAGCCTGTTGTTATCAGGAACCGACAGATAGGCAGCATCGACACAGTGCATGGCAACCTCGCTCAGTGCCGACCAGTCAAGTCTTCTAACTCGTACGAGCCAGGACAGTTCCCTCTCGGGGCTGTTGACGGAGCTACTTCGACAAAGTGGCAGCCCTCCAAGGCCGCTGAGATCAGCTCACTGACAGTTTCCCTTGCGAAAGAGGATTTTGATTCTAAAGTCAAAGGCTTCTACTTCGATTGGGCCGATGCGCCACCAGTCAACGTCACAGTTCTGTTCCACAACAAGACCATTGATGATCCGGCCAAGGTCTATGGGACATCAAGCCACGACTCGGGATATGACATGGTTGTGTCCATAAAGAAAGTCAAACTCTCGGATGCGTACAACGCAAAGACGGATAATCTAGATGCAGTCGTCATGCCCACAGGGAACACTACCAACGTCACTCTCCCAGAGCCTGTTCCCTTGTCTCGATACGCCACGTTGTTGATAGCGGGGAACCAGGCTTTGGATGCGGTTGATGTCAAAGCTGGGAACGGTACGGGCGCTACGGTCGCCGAGTGGGCAATCCTTCACTAA